Proteins from a genomic interval of Kaistia defluvii:
- the mprF gene encoding bifunctional lysylphosphatidylglycerol flippase/synthetase MprF — MLEEFEAADRLDDSEPVAEPRLERLRALLAPWRPAITAVAGIIVVVLVWLAISKLIAEVDYNDVLDTLHATPVWAIFAALGFTALSFLALSIYDLSALRYLGRQVPYPIVALTAFCAYAVGNTAGFGPLTGGAIRYRFYARLGFEPADVAKVVAFVTVAFGLGLAGVTGLGLAFAAHDLAEPLSLPPVLLRALGGAILLVLAGLLAYSAFGKGRVGWGGLSFTLPRPGSMLAQFAATIVDVSTAAAVLWVLLPQTDVGLPAFVAVYAVAIGLGVASHVPAGLGVFEAVIIAVVGRTASVDQVLSALILYRVIYYGVPLLAASGLVTGMEVRRAASGVNASRFLRAGAQLSPRVLATLTFALGGVLVLSGVTPAADQRLDMLSGLLPLPILEGAHFLESVLGLGLIVVARGLAHRLDGAWWAAIVSVGAAVMLSLLKALAISESIALALLFIALLATRREFNRPASLLHQRLTPGWLLAIATVIVTAAAVMFFVYSDVEYSNQLWWQFEFSEEAPRSLRALLGVVIAAGSLAAWSLLRPSKGKTGQPDPEEIAEAVKILATQPHPDANLVRMGDKTLLFSDDRRAFIMFGRQAHSWVALFDPIGPRSSWPGLIWQFVEMARAAGGRAMFYQVMPENLALYADAGLRAYKLGEAAHVDLQGFDLKGAKRASLRHAFNRSQREGLSFELLEPDQVAESIDDLQRISNLWLAEHRAREKRFSLGAFDRDYVMAQPAAVVRREGRIVAFATVMTTTMKQEATVDLMRFEPEVPAGTMEFLFISLMLQLKERGYHWFDLGMAPLSGLSESPAAPFWHRMGRAVFEHGERFYNFHGLRAFKAKFQPQWQPRYIAVSGSMSPALALADVTVLISGGLKGVVGK; from the coding sequence ATGCTGGAAGAGTTCGAGGCAGCCGACCGTCTGGACGATTCAGAGCCGGTGGCCGAGCCCCGCTTGGAGCGGCTGCGGGCGCTTCTGGCGCCCTGGCGGCCTGCGATCACCGCGGTGGCCGGCATCATCGTCGTGGTGCTGGTCTGGCTCGCCATCTCGAAGCTGATCGCCGAAGTCGACTACAATGACGTGCTCGACACGCTGCATGCGACGCCTGTATGGGCGATCTTCGCGGCGCTCGGCTTCACGGCGCTCAGCTTCCTCGCGCTCAGCATCTACGACCTTTCGGCCCTGCGCTACCTTGGCCGCCAGGTGCCGTATCCCATCGTTGCGCTGACCGCCTTCTGCGCCTATGCGGTGGGCAATACGGCCGGTTTCGGCCCGCTCACGGGCGGCGCCATCCGCTATCGCTTCTATGCCCGCCTCGGCTTCGAGCCGGCGGACGTCGCCAAGGTCGTCGCCTTCGTCACGGTCGCCTTCGGCCTCGGGCTTGCCGGCGTCACGGGGCTCGGCCTTGCCTTTGCGGCGCATGATCTGGCGGAGCCACTGTCGCTGCCGCCCGTGCTGCTCCGCGCGCTGGGCGGCGCCATCCTGCTGGTGCTGGCCGGCCTTCTCGCCTATTCGGCCTTCGGGAAGGGGCGGGTCGGTTGGGGCGGGCTCTCCTTCACGCTGCCGCGCCCCGGCAGCATGCTGGCGCAGTTTGCGGCCACCATCGTCGACGTCTCCACCGCCGCCGCCGTGCTCTGGGTCCTGCTGCCGCAGACCGATGTCGGCCTGCCGGCCTTCGTCGCGGTCTATGCCGTGGCGATCGGCCTCGGCGTCGCCAGCCATGTCCCGGCCGGGCTCGGCGTGTTCGAGGCGGTGATCATCGCCGTCGTGGGCCGCACGGCATCAGTCGATCAGGTGCTGTCGGCCCTGATCCTCTATCGCGTCATCTATTACGGCGTGCCGCTGCTGGCGGCATCCGGACTCGTCACCGGCATGGAGGTGCGCCGCGCCGCCTCGGGCGTGAATGCCTCGCGCTTCCTGCGCGCCGGGGCGCAATTGTCGCCGCGCGTGCTGGCGACGCTCACCTTCGCGCTGGGCGGCGTGCTGGTGCTCTCCGGCGTTACGCCCGCTGCCGATCAGCGGCTCGACATGCTCTCCGGCCTGCTGCCGTTGCCGATCCTGGAGGGCGCGCATTTCCTGGAAAGTGTGCTCGGCCTCGGGCTGATCGTGGTAGCGCGCGGCCTGGCGCACCGGCTAGATGGCGCCTGGTGGGCGGCGATCGTCTCTGTCGGCGCGGCGGTCATGCTGTCGCTGCTGAAGGCGCTCGCCATCAGCGAGTCGATCGCACTCGCCCTGCTGTTCATCGCGCTGCTGGCGACCCGCCGCGAGTTCAACCGGCCGGCCTCGCTGCTGCACCAGCGGCTGACGCCGGGCTGGCTGTTGGCGATCGCCACCGTCATCGTCACCGCCGCCGCGGTCATGTTCTTCGTCTATAGCGACGTCGAATATTCCAACCAGCTCTGGTGGCAGTTCGAATTCTCGGAAGAGGCGCCGCGCAGCCTGCGGGCGCTGCTGGGCGTGGTCATCGCGGCCGGCTCGCTGGCGGCCTGGTCGCTGCTGCGCCCCTCCAAGGGCAAGACCGGGCAGCCCGATCCGGAAGAGATCGCCGAAGCGGTCAAAATCCTCGCGACCCAGCCCCATCCCGATGCGAACCTGGTTCGCATGGGCGACAAGACGCTGCTCTTCTCCGACGACCGCCGCGCCTTCATCATGTTCGGGCGCCAGGCCCATTCCTGGGTGGCGTTGTTCGATCCGATCGGCCCGCGCTCGTCCTGGCCGGGGCTGATCTGGCAGTTCGTCGAGATGGCGCGCGCCGCCGGCGGCCGGGCGATGTTCTACCAGGTGATGCCGGAGAACCTCGCCCTCTATGCCGACGCCGGCTTGCGCGCCTACAAGCTCGGCGAGGCCGCGCATGTCGACCTGCAGGGCTTCGACCTCAAGGGCGCCAAGCGCGCCAGCCTGCGCCATGCCTTCAATCGCAGCCAGCGGGAAGGCCTGAGCTTCGAACTGCTGGAGCCCGATCAGGTGGCGGAGTCGATCGACGACCTGCAGCGGATCTCCAACCTGTGGCTGGCCGAGCATCGCGCCCGCGAGAAGCGCTTTTCGCTCGGTGCCTTCGACCGCGACTATGTGATGGCGCAGCCCGCCGCCGTCGTCCGGCGCGAGGGGCGCATCGTCGCCTTCGCCACCGTCATGACGACGACGATGAAGCAGGAGGCGACCGTCGACCTGATGCGGTTCGAGCCGGAGGTTCCGGCCGGAACGATGGAATTCCTGTTTATCAGCCTGATGCTCCAGCTGAAGGAGCGGGGCTATCACTGGTTCGATCTCGGCATGGCGCCGCTTTCGGGCCTCTCCGAAAGCCCGGCAGCGCCGTTCTGGCATCGCATGGGCCGTGCGGTGTTCGAGCACGGCGAACGGTTCTACAATTTTCATGGGCTCAGGGCCTTCAAGGCGAAGTTCCAGCCCCAATGGCAACCCCGTTACATCGCCGTATCGGGGAGCATGTCGCCAGCACTCGCGCTCGCCGACGTAACGGTGCTGATCAGTGGCGGGCTCAAGGGAGTGGTTGGTAAATGA
- a CDS encoding aminopeptidase has product MTKLNKDPSLTHEQKLDRLGEVAVRVGLGLQPGQELVMTASLDALPLVRRITEHAYKAGASLVTTLFSDEEATLMRYRHAPDGSFDVASGWLYDGMASAFRNGAARLAIAGENPSLLAGQDPDKVSRANRARSKAYMPALELIAGFDINWTIASFASPAWAKAVFPNETEEVAVAKLWDAIFAASRVDLVDPVAAWGEHNKALHARTKLLNDKRYSALRFVGPGTDLTVGLADDHEWEGGASTAKNGIVCNPNIPSEEVFTTPHKNRVSGHVTSTKPLSYQGTLIEDIQVRFEEGRIVDATARKGSDVLSKVLDTDEGARRLGEVALVPDSSPISASGLLFYNTLFDENAACHIALGQAYAKCIRGGDTMSQEDLAARGANKSLIHIDWMIGSRHIDIDGIGQDGKVEPIMRQGEWA; this is encoded by the coding sequence ATGACCAAGTTGAACAAGGATCCGTCGCTCACCCACGAGCAGAAGCTCGACCGGCTTGGCGAAGTGGCCGTTCGCGTCGGCCTCGGCCTGCAGCCGGGCCAGGAACTGGTGATGACCGCGTCGCTCGACGCGCTGCCGCTGGTGCGCCGGATCACCGAGCACGCCTACAAGGCCGGCGCCTCGCTAGTGACGACGCTGTTCTCCGACGAGGAGGCGACGCTGATGCGCTATCGCCATGCTCCGGACGGCAGCTTCGACGTCGCCTCCGGCTGGCTCTATGACGGCATGGCCTCCGCCTTCCGCAATGGCGCGGCGCGCCTCGCGATTGCCGGCGAGAACCCGTCGCTGCTGGCGGGGCAGGATCCGGACAAGGTTTCGCGCGCCAACCGCGCCCGCTCCAAGGCCTACATGCCGGCTCTGGAGCTGATCGCCGGCTTCGACATCAACTGGACCATCGCTTCTTTCGCCTCGCCGGCCTGGGCCAAGGCCGTGTTCCCGAACGAGACCGAGGAAGTCGCCGTCGCCAAGCTCTGGGACGCGATCTTCGCCGCTTCGCGCGTGGATCTCGTCGATCCGGTCGCCGCCTGGGGCGAGCACAACAAGGCGCTGCATGCGCGCACCAAGCTGCTCAATGACAAGCGCTATTCGGCGCTTCGTTTCGTCGGCCCGGGCACCGACCTGACGGTCGGGTTGGCGGACGACCATGAATGGGAGGGCGGCGCCTCGACCGCCAAGAACGGCATCGTCTGCAACCCGAACATCCCGTCCGAAGAGGTGTTCACCACGCCGCACAAGAACCGCGTCTCGGGCCATGTCACCAGCACCAAGCCGCTCTCCTACCAGGGCACGCTGATCGAGGACATCCAGGTGCGCTTCGAGGAAGGCCGCATCGTCGACGCGACGGCGCGCAAGGGCAGCGACGTGCTCTCCAAGGTGCTGGACACGGATGAGGGCGCGCGCCGGCTCGGCGAAGTGGCGCTGGTGCCGGATTCCTCGCCGATCTCGGCCAGCGGCCTGCTGTTCTACAACACGCTGTTCGACGAGAACGCCGCCTGCCACATCGCGCTCGGCCAGGCCTATGCCAAGTGCATCCGCGGCGGCGACACGATGAGCCAGGAAGATCTTGCCGCGCGGGGGGCGAACAAGAGCCTCATCCACATCGACTGGATGATCGGTTCGCGCCATATCGACATTGACGGCATCGGCCAGGACGGCAAGGTCGAGCCGATCATGCGCCAGGGCGAATGGGCCTGA
- a CDS encoding MFS transporter: MTSVPSQTSPHKSTWIALLVAGAFFMENLDGTVIATSLPQMAHSFGVAPVDLNIGMSVYMLTLAIFIPASGWMADRFGARTVFATAVAVFTLASVFCALSESVMGFVLARILQGAGGAMMVPVGRLVVLRNTSKSELMRAIAVLTWPALSAPILGPPLGGFITTYASWHWIFILNVPIGIVALALSFWLIPNQRGDDRQGFDWLGFVLTSVACAGLMYGLDLVGQTESDWVIGAGILAASALFFWVALRHSSQHPHPLPDLYGLTIQTFAVTMKGGSLFRTAVSAVPFLLPLMFQLGFGLDPFQAGLYVLALFAGNLAMKPLTSLVLRSFGFRNTLIGNGLFFVATLFGCAMLTPATPWPVIMLVLFLSGAARSMQFTAIGTMAFVDVPQERMSGANTLFSLVQQITFGLGIALGAIALRLADAWLTPDVSGLTLRDFHAAFLIVGVVGLLGLYDSFALPHDAGAPVSKHRARARA; the protein is encoded by the coding sequence ATGACCTCCGTCCCATCCCAGACCTCGCCCCATAAATCGACATGGATTGCCCTGCTCGTCGCGGGGGCTTTCTTCATGGAGAATCTGGACGGCACGGTCATTGCGACCTCGCTGCCGCAGATGGCGCATTCCTTCGGCGTCGCGCCGGTGGATCTCAATATCGGCATGTCGGTCTACATGCTGACGCTGGCGATCTTCATCCCGGCCAGCGGCTGGATGGCGGATCGGTTTGGCGCGCGCACGGTCTTTGCCACCGCTGTCGCCGTCTTCACCCTCGCCTCCGTCTTCTGCGCGCTCAGCGAAAGCGTGATGGGCTTCGTGCTCGCGCGCATCCTGCAGGGCGCCGGCGGCGCGATGATGGTGCCGGTCGGGCGGCTGGTCGTGCTGCGCAACACCTCCAAATCGGAACTGATGCGGGCGATCGCGGTACTGACCTGGCCGGCTTTGTCCGCGCCGATCCTGGGCCCGCCGCTGGGCGGCTTCATCACCACCTATGCGTCGTGGCACTGGATCTTCATTCTGAATGTGCCGATCGGCATCGTGGCGCTGGCCCTGTCCTTCTGGCTGATCCCCAACCAGCGCGGCGACGATCGCCAGGGCTTCGACTGGCTCGGCTTCGTGCTCACCAGCGTCGCCTGCGCCGGGTTGATGTACGGGCTCGATCTCGTCGGCCAGACGGAGAGCGACTGGGTGATCGGCGCCGGGATTCTCGCCGCCAGCGCGCTGTTCTTCTGGGTGGCGCTGCGCCATTCGAGCCAGCACCCGCATCCCTTGCCGGATCTCTACGGGCTGACGATCCAGACCTTCGCCGTCACCATGAAGGGCGGCTCGCTGTTCCGCACTGCCGTCAGCGCCGTTCCGTTCCTGCTGCCGCTGATGTTCCAGCTCGGCTTCGGCCTCGATCCGTTCCAGGCCGGCCTTTATGTGCTGGCGCTGTTCGCCGGCAATCTCGCCATGAAGCCGCTGACCAGCCTCGTGCTGCGCAGCTTCGGCTTCCGCAACACGCTGATCGGCAACGGCCTCTTCTTCGTCGCGACCCTGTTCGGCTGTGCGATGCTGACGCCGGCGACGCCCTGGCCGGTCATCATGCTCGTCCTGTTCCTGAGCGGCGCGGCGCGCTCGATGCAGTTCACCGCGATCGGCACCATGGCCTTTGTCGACGTGCCGCAGGAACGCATGAGCGGCGCCAACACGCTGTTCAGCCTGGTGCAGCAGATCACGTTCGGCCTCGGCATCGCGCTCGGCGCCATCGCGCTGCGGCTGGCGGATGCCTGGCTGACGCCGGATGTGAGCGGGCTGACGCTGCGGGATTTCCACGCCGCCTTCCTGATCGTCGGCGTGGTCGGCCTGCTCGGCCTCTATGACAGTTTCGCCCTGCCGCATGATGCCGGCGCGCCGGTGAGCAAGCACCGCGCCCGGGCGCGCGCCTGA
- a CDS encoding M81 family metallopeptidase, producing the protein MRIFTASLATETNTFSPVPTDRASFEMAFYAGPGQHPETPTLCSSPMVALRRRAKADGIDLIEGTATWAEPGGLLQRQTFEGLRDEILDQLRAALPVDAVVLGLHGAMVAQGYDDPEGDLLARIREMVGPDVLIAAELDPHSHLTAKRVANSNILAAFLEFPHTDFYERGEHVVDLAIRTLRGEIKPVISTFDCRMIDVFPTSREPMRSFVDRMKAMHGKDGILSVSLIHGFMAGDVPELGTRMLVVTDDRKAEGDALAKKLGMEIFSLRGKTMMPQLSIDAGIDKALELAAAKPGKPVVIADTWDNPGGGVAGDGTLILHRMIERGVDNVAVATIWDPIAVTFCLAAGEGAKIQLRFGGKAGPDGGAPIDAMVEVVRAVTEGWQSFGASRVTFGPTALVRILGTQIDVILNTNRTQTFEPDAYSNLGLDPLSKELLLVKSTNHFHAGFLPIAAEILYIDAGAPYPSNPRVTDYRKLNRPIWPRVENPHG; encoded by the coding sequence ATGCGCATCTTCACCGCTTCGCTCGCGACCGAAACCAATACGTTCTCGCCGGTTCCGACCGACCGCGCGAGTTTCGAGATGGCGTTTTATGCCGGACCCGGCCAGCATCCCGAGACGCCGACGCTCTGCTCCTCGCCAATGGTGGCGCTGCGCCGCCGGGCCAAGGCGGATGGCATCGACCTGATCGAGGGCACGGCGACCTGGGCCGAGCCGGGCGGGCTGCTGCAGCGCCAGACCTTCGAGGGGCTGCGCGACGAGATCCTCGACCAGCTGCGCGCCGCGCTGCCGGTCGACGCCGTCGTGCTCGGCCTGCATGGCGCGATGGTGGCGCAGGGTTATGACGATCCCGAAGGCGACCTGCTCGCCCGTATCCGCGAGATGGTCGGCCCCGACGTGCTGATCGCCGCCGAGCTCGACCCGCACAGCCACCTGACGGCGAAGCGGGTGGCGAATTCCAACATCCTCGCCGCCTTCCTCGAATTCCCGCATACCGACTTTTACGAGCGCGGCGAACATGTCGTCGATCTCGCCATCCGCACGCTGCGCGGCGAGATCAAGCCGGTGATCTCGACCTTCGATTGCCGGATGATCGACGTGTTCCCGACCAGCCGCGAGCCGATGCGCTCCTTCGTCGACCGGATGAAGGCGATGCACGGCAAGGACGGCATCCTGTCGGTGTCGCTGATCCACGGCTTCATGGCCGGCGACGTGCCGGAACTCGGCACGCGCATGCTCGTCGTCACGGATGACCGCAAGGCCGAGGGTGACGCCTTGGCCAAAAAGCTCGGCATGGAGATCTTCTCGCTACGCGGCAAGACGATGATGCCGCAATTGTCGATCGACGCTGGCATCGACAAGGCGCTGGAACTGGCCGCCGCAAAGCCCGGCAAGCCGGTGGTGATCGCCGACACATGGGACAATCCCGGCGGCGGCGTGGCCGGCGACGGCACGCTGATCCTGCACCGGATGATCGAGCGCGGCGTCGACAATGTCGCCGTCGCGACGATCTGGGATCCGATCGCCGTCACCTTCTGCCTGGCGGCAGGCGAGGGGGCCAAGATCCAGCTCCGCTTCGGCGGCAAGGCGGGACCGGATGGCGGTGCGCCGATCGACGCCATGGTCGAGGTCGTTCGCGCCGTGACCGAGGGCTGGCAGAGCTTTGGCGCCAGCCGCGTCACCTTCGGGCCGACGGCGCTGGTGCGCATTCTTGGTACCCAGATCGACGTGATCCTCAACACCAACCGCACCCAGACCTTCGAGCCCGACGCCTATTCCAATCTCGGCCTCGATCCGCTGTCGAAGGAGCTGCTGCTGGTCAAGTCGACCAATCATTTCCACGCCGGCTTCCTGCCGATCGCGGCCGAAATCCTCTATATCGACGCTGGCGCGCCTTACCCGTCGAACCCGCGCGTCACCGATTATCGCAAGCTGAACCGGCCGATCTGGCCGCGCGTCGAGAACCCGCATGGCTGA
- a CDS encoding response regulator codes for MASSSTDSTPFEILIVEDEYLIGMELVQILEDSGYVVVGPIATVSAAVATIERNAPSACILDVNLRGEISAPVADCLKAKHVPFFLSSGYKQETINQEPAFSGITNIGKPAKPEQLVSALDLLLKA; via the coding sequence GTGGCATCATCCAGTACAGATTCAACGCCGTTCGAAATTCTTATCGTCGAAGACGAGTATCTCATCGGGATGGAGCTGGTCCAGATCCTGGAGGATAGCGGCTATGTGGTGGTCGGCCCGATTGCGACCGTCTCCGCTGCTGTCGCAACCATCGAACGCAATGCGCCCAGCGCCTGCATCCTGGACGTCAACCTCCGGGGCGAGATCAGCGCGCCCGTGGCGGATTGCCTGAAGGCTAAGCATGTGCCGTTTTTCCTGTCGAGCGGCTACAAGCAGGAAACCATCAACCAGGAGCCGGCCTTCAGCGGCATTACCAATATCGGCAAGCCGGCAAAGCCGGAGCAACTGGTGTCCGCGCTGGATCTGCTCCTGAAGGCGTAG
- a CDS encoding HWE histidine kinase domain-containing protein, translated as MTLEELYRLLRSGHIQTQGIVDTLHEPLIVLDKAFTVCNANPAFYRTFGTDMDGTIGHSLFELGNGQWDIPELRMLLSDVVPKASAIVGYQVNHDFPGLGERSMCVTARQLAIPGNNSSQMLVVFEDVTDRQRAEARKDILIAETRHRMKNLIATVKVIARQTEVAGVTGAEYRDRFLGRVDALLIAQDFISASGANADLAALIDQCLSPVAGERTDLVASPAVSLSENQVLPLSMILHELAVNALKYGALAGDGVIRVKWNTELDEGSRRLVLQWQEVGGPPVAPPKHIGFGTRLIDYSIKAEGGSAIFHHDPEGLRVEITLPIQQ; from the coding sequence ATGACGCTTGAGGAATTATATCGGCTGCTCCGGAGTGGTCATATCCAGACCCAAGGGATCGTCGATACCCTCCATGAGCCTCTCATCGTGCTGGATAAGGCCTTCACGGTCTGCAATGCCAATCCCGCCTTTTATCGAACCTTCGGCACCGACATGGACGGCACGATCGGGCACAGCCTGTTCGAGCTCGGCAACGGCCAGTGGGACATTCCCGAACTGCGCATGCTGCTCTCGGACGTCGTGCCCAAGGCGTCGGCGATCGTCGGCTACCAGGTCAACCATGACTTTCCGGGCCTCGGCGAGCGGTCGATGTGCGTCACGGCACGGCAGCTTGCCATCCCCGGCAATAACAGCTCGCAGATGCTGGTGGTTTTCGAGGATGTGACGGACCGGCAAAGGGCGGAAGCGCGAAAGGACATCCTGATCGCGGAGACGCGGCACCGGATGAAGAACCTGATCGCTACGGTGAAGGTGATCGCCCGGCAGACGGAAGTCGCCGGCGTGACGGGCGCCGAGTATCGCGACCGCTTTCTAGGCCGGGTCGACGCCCTGCTGATCGCGCAGGACTTCATCTCGGCGAGTGGGGCGAATGCCGACCTCGCCGCGCTCATCGACCAATGCCTGTCGCCGGTCGCCGGGGAGCGGACCGACCTGGTGGCGAGCCCGGCGGTCAGCCTGTCGGAAAACCAGGTGCTGCCCCTGTCGATGATCCTGCATGAGCTGGCGGTCAACGCGCTCAAATACGGCGCCCTGGCTGGCGATGGCGTCATTCGAGTCAAATGGAATACGGAACTGGACGAGGGAAGCCGGCGTTTGGTCTTGCAGTGGCAGGAAGTGGGAGGTCCCCCGGTGGCTCCGCCGAAACACATAGGTTTTGGGACCCGTCTCATTGACTACAGCATCAAGGCAGAGGGTGGCAGCGCGATCTTTCATCACGATCCCGAGGGATTGCGTGTGGAGATAACCTTGCCGATACAGCAGTAG
- a CDS encoding RidA family protein — translation MSKLKIVYGASHVPLSPAVRAGDFVYVSGQVPTDSTGTVVAGGIEAQTKQTLENVKAALALAGCTMDQVVKTFVIITDARDFGGFNKTYATFFPKDPPARTTVEARLMIDIKVEIEAIAYAPQS, via the coding sequence ATGAGCAAATTGAAGATCGTCTATGGGGCATCGCATGTGCCGCTTTCGCCGGCCGTGCGCGCGGGCGATTTCGTCTATGTCTCGGGCCAGGTGCCGACCGATTCCACCGGCACCGTCGTGGCCGGCGGCATCGAGGCGCAGACGAAGCAGACGCTCGAAAACGTCAAGGCCGCGCTGGCGCTGGCCGGCTGCACCATGGACCAGGTGGTGAAGACCTTCGTCATCATCACCGACGCGCGCGATTTCGGCGGCTTCAACAAGACCTACGCCACCTTCTTCCCGAAAGACCCGCCGGCCCGCACCACGGTCGAGGCCCGGCTGATGATCGACATTAAGGTCGAAATCGAAGCGATCGCCTACGCTCCCCAGAGCTAA
- a CDS encoding SDR family oxidoreductase, with protein sequence MFGLEDKHVVISGAGGGIGRSLVSAFLAAGAQVTACDRDASLLEALDGVVKFVFELTDAEETARAVATIVSEQGTPDVLVSNAGYTRAETMDAVDQQSWNQEVDINLTGSFNLIDPTLKAMIANGGGSIVMTSTVNALAHYGNPAYAAAKAGLVAYMRSIAVENGRDNIRANCICPGSVRTPAWDHRMEKDPSLLTKVVQHYPLGRLTTPADVANAAVFLASPLAGAITGVALPVDAGLTAGNLRFIRDVF encoded by the coding sequence ATGTTCGGTCTGGAAGACAAGCATGTGGTGATCAGCGGCGCGGGTGGCGGCATCGGCCGGTCCCTCGTTTCCGCCTTTCTGGCCGCCGGCGCGCAGGTGACGGCCTGCGACCGCGACGCGTCGCTGCTGGAAGCCCTGGACGGCGTGGTGAAGTTCGTCTTCGAGCTGACCGATGCCGAGGAGACAGCGCGCGCGGTGGCAACCATCGTTTCCGAGCAAGGCACGCCGGACGTCCTCGTCAGCAATGCGGGCTATACCCGTGCAGAGACGATGGACGCCGTCGACCAGCAGTCCTGGAACCAGGAAGTCGACATCAACCTGACCGGCAGCTTCAACCTGATCGACCCGACCCTGAAGGCGATGATCGCCAATGGCGGCGGCTCGATCGTCATGACCTCCACGGTCAATGCGCTCGCCCATTACGGCAACCCGGCCTATGCCGCGGCCAAGGCCGGCCTCGTCGCCTATATGCGGTCGATCGCCGTGGAAAACGGCCGCGACAACATCCGCGCCAACTGCATCTGCCCCGGCTCGGTGCGCACGCCGGCCTGGGATCACCGCATGGAGAAGGATCCGAGCCTCCTGACCAAGGTGGTGCAGCATTATCCGCTGGGCCGGCTGACGACGCCCGCCGACGTCGCCAACGCCGCCGTCTTCCTGGCCTCGCCGCTGGCCGGCGCGATCACCGGCGTGGCGCTCCCCGTCGATGCCGGACTGACGGCAGGCAATCTGCGCTTCATCCGCGACGTATTCTGA
- a CDS encoding D-TA family PLP-dependent enzyme: MPRHIDTLQTPCVLVDLDRADANLQKAQDFADEHGVRLRPHIKTHKLPFFAKRQLELGAIGITCQKLGEAEVMADAGIEDIFLPYNILAPEKLYRLKQLAERVTLAVTADSAFVVEGYAETFADSADAPLSVLVECDTGAGRCGVQTPDDAVALARLIASKRGLVFGGLMTYPPAGDAAGARKWLEEAAEKLAAAGLPARTISTGGTPDIWRAHETTIATEYRPGTYIYYDRSLVSRGVATVEDCALNVLVTVVSRPTEDRAIIDAGSKALTSDLLGQNGYGMVLGYPDAVIYGLSEEHGNIDFSASAEKPEVGERLRILPNHACPVSNLFDHVNLVSGDHVVETIAVAARGRVD; this comes from the coding sequence ATGCCGAGACATATCGATACGCTCCAGACCCCCTGCGTCCTGGTCGATCTCGACCGGGCCGACGCCAATCTCCAGAAGGCGCAGGATTTCGCCGATGAACACGGCGTCCGCCTGCGGCCGCATATTAAGACCCATAAGCTGCCCTTCTTCGCCAAGCGCCAGCTTGAACTCGGCGCCATCGGCATCACCTGCCAGAAGCTCGGCGAGGCCGAGGTCATGGCGGACGCGGGCATCGAGGACATCTTCCTGCCCTACAACATCCTGGCGCCGGAAAAGCTCTACCGCCTGAAGCAACTGGCCGAACGCGTCACGCTCGCGGTCACCGCCGACAGCGCCTTCGTCGTCGAAGGCTATGCCGAGACCTTCGCCGACAGCGCCGATGCGCCGCTCTCTGTCCTGGTCGAGTGCGACACCGGCGCGGGCCGCTGCGGCGTGCAGACGCCGGATGATGCGGTCGCCCTCGCCCGCCTGATTGCCAGCAAGCGCGGTCTCGTCTTCGGCGGGCTGATGACCTATCCGCCGGCCGGCGACGCCGCCGGCGCGCGCAAATGGCTGGAAGAAGCCGCGGAGAAGCTGGCCGCCGCCGGCCTGCCCGCCAGGACGATCTCGACCGGCGGCACGCCGGACATCTGGCGCGCGCATGAGACGACGATCGCCACCGAATACCGCCCGGGCACCTACATCTATTACGATCGCTCGCTGGTCTCGCGCGGCGTGGCAACCGTCGAGGATTGCGCGCTCAACGTGCTCGTCACCGTCGTCAGCCGCCCGACCGAGGACCGCGCCATCATCGATGCCGGCTCCAAGGCGCTGACCAGCGACCTGCTGGGCCAGAACGGCTACGGCATGGTGCTCGGCTATCCCGACGCCGTGATCTACGGCCTCAGCGAGGAACACGGCAATATCGACTTCTCGGCCTCGGCGGAGAAGCCGGAAGTCGGCGAGCGGCTGCGCATCCTGCCCAACCACGCCTGCCCGGTCTCGAACCTGTTCGATCACGTCAATCTGGTGTCGGGCGACCACGTCGTCGAAACCATCGCCGTCGCGGCGCGCGGCCGGGTCGACTGA